A segment of the Cenarchaeum symbiosum A genome:
CCTCGGAAAGCTGCCCAGGGAGTAGCCTGCCACCCTGTCCGCAATGGAAAGATACCAGCCGAGCTCCTTGTAGTGCTCCTGCGCGGGCGGGTCGTCCCGGGTTATCGGCGAATCAAGCAGGCACCGCTCCATCTTCTTCTCCGTCTTTTCCTTTATCCGCCCCGACCACGGAAAGGTGGTCCTGTGTATGAGGCATTTTATTATCTCAAGATCGATCTCCGCCTCGCCCAGCAGCCCCTGCAGCTGCCTGTCCAGCGAGATGAAGCGTATCACGTGCTCCTCGTGCGGCTTGTCCACGCTCTTCTGGGGGTCAAAGTCGTGGAAGAGCGCCGCCACGTAAAGATACTTGAGGTCCTTGTGCGGCAGGCCGCTGCGCGTCGCGGAGAGCAGGGTCACATAGGTGACCTCCAGCTCGTGCGATATGTTGTGGTATCCGTAATAGTCCTGCCCGAGGCCCTGCGACTCGAACAAGTCGATCGTATAATCGAGCATCCTGGTGTAGCAGTCCTGTGACATACCGTTGCCGTTTATGAGGTCCGCTATCCTGCCCCTCAGCGCGCTCGGCGCGGGCTGCTGCCGCATTATACACCAATTCCGGGCATGGTCTTTAAAGTTGTGCCGGAGCCCGCCCCGGCCCGTGCCTGCGCGCACCTGCCTAGGATTAAATTGGCTTCCGCGGCACGGCTCCCGTGGAGGTCGACGAGGGGCTCGTCATGGAGGTTGCCGGCGCCGCGGACGCTCTCGATGCCGAGCTGCATTTGCTGGACAGGACATTCCCCGTGGAGCGCCTCCGCATATCGAGGGAGTCGGTTCCGGTTACAAAGCGCACGCAGCGCGGGGGATCGTATTTTGCCGATGTGGATGTCTTCCGTGCAAGGGCCCGCATCCGGGGCGGGGGCGTATCGGACCTGGTCCCCCGGGCCATGCTGGGGCCGAGCACAGAGTTTGCCGACGTGATAGTCATCGCCGAGGGGCTGATCGGCGGCAGGAGGCGCCGGGTCATCCTGCATACAAACCTGACCAACGCGGTAGAGGGCCCGTCGTACGCGGAGCTGAGCCTCAACGTGACGGGTACCGAGGGCTAGGGTTCGAGCATCCCGTCGTACTGTTCCCTCTTGTCGTCGTCGGAGAGCACCTCGTACGCTTCATTGATCTCGGCCATGCGGCCGGTCGAGGGATCGCCCGTCCTGTCGGGGTGCTCCTCCTTTGCGAGCTCCCTGTACCTTTTCTTGATCTCCCCCCGGGTGGCGCCCCTCTCCAGGCCCAGCACCCCGTAATAGTCCGGCAGGCCCCCCTCGGGCGGATCCCACTTTGCGCGCTTTCTGCCCGAGCTGCGGGGGTACTCCTCCCCCCAGTCGGAGTGGTACTTTTCAAAGTCGCGGTCGCGCTGCGAGTCAAAGTCGCTCTTTTCATAGTCGGTCTTTCTGCCAAGCAGGGCCTCGCGGGAGATGTATATCGCAATGCCCGCGACCACCGCGACGGCCACCGAGAAGAGCAGCACAAGGTCGGACGGCGACGGCCCCGCCGCCTCCTGGGCCGCGGCCTGCCCCACCAATGCAGACGGGGCGGCAATCAGAAGGTGTGTCAGGCGGGCCATGGCCTATTCCAGCCGGAAGTCCTCCTTTACGGTGTTGAGTACCACATGCGTGATGGTGCTCTCCACGTTCCCTATTGTGGAGAGGTTCTTTACCAGCAGGCTCAGCTCCGCCCGGTCCCTGAACTTGGCCACTATGATTGTGTCGGTGCCGCCCGTCACGTCGTATACTGCGCAGACGTTCTCTATCGACGATATCTTCTCCTCGATTTCGAGCAGCTTGTCGTTTTTTGCCACCAGTTCTATGACCGCGGTCAGCGCATAGCCGAGCTTTTCGTCGTCGAGCCTCGCCGAGTACCCCTTGATCACGCCGGACGCCTCGAGCTTTCGGACCCTGGAGAGCACGGCAACAGTCGACATGCCCAGCCTCGCCGAGAGCTGCCTCGCCGAGAGGCGCGCGTCGACTAGCAGGTTCCTTATGATCTTCTTGTCTTTTGCGTCCAATCCGCTCTCATAAACCGGCACAAACGGATTTAAATTTTGGCGGGCGGGGCCGGCCTAGATGCTTCAAATAGGCGGGCACGCGGCAAAAAGGCATGGACGGCGGGCCGCACGCGGAGGGGATGAAACTGCTAGAAGAGGGCAGGTTCGACGAGGCGCTGGAGCTCTTTGAGGGCGCGCTGCGGGAGAGCCCCGACGATCCGGACCTGCTCAACGGCAAGGGCGTGTCGCTGCGCTCGCTGGGCAGGTACGACGAGGCAAACGAGTGCCTCGCAAGATCGCTGGAGCTGGACCCCAGGGACAGGATGTCATCATAGCGCGGATGGTTAATGTACTTGTGCACTAGGCAGGGCCGCATGAAACCGGAGGAGCTCATGGACAGGGCGGCGGGGCGCTGCGAGGACGGCGACTATCTCGGGGCGCTGGCATTCTATGATAAAATCCTGGACTCTGATCCCGGGTACGTTCCCGCGCTTGTGGACAAGGCAGTAACCGTGCAGAACCTCGGGCGGACAAGGGAGGCCGTGGCCCTGTACGACAGGGCGCTCGCCCTCGAGCCGCGTGAAGTCGACGCGCTGGTAAACAAGGGCTCCGCGCTGCACGCCCTGGAGAGGTACGAGGACGCCATATCCTGCTATGAAAAGGCGCTGGCCGCCGACGGGGCCTGCGCCATGGCCGTGGCGTACAAGGGCCTGGCGCTGGGGGAGCTGGGGAGGATTCCCGAGGCCGCCGAGGCCTTCAAGCGCGCGCTCGACATGGACGGCGGGTACGACCTTGCAAGAAAGGGGTACGAGACGGCCGCCGCCCTCATGGATGGCGGCAGCCCCTAAAAGACGCTGACGTCTCCGGGCGCAGGGCCGCGG
Coding sequences within it:
- a CDS encoding DnaJ-class molecular chaperone (COG0484) translates to MARLTHLLIAAPSALVGQAAAQEAAGPSPSDLVLLFSVAVAVVAGIAIYISREALLGRKTDYEKSDFDSQRDRDFEKYHSDWGEEYPRSSGRKRAKWDPPEGGLPDYYGVLGLERGATRGEIKKRYRELAKEEHPDRTGDPSTGRMAEINEAYEVLSDDDKREQYDGMLEP
- a CDS encoding transcriptional regulator (COG1522), whose amino-acid sequence is MPVYESGLDAKDKKIIRNLLVDARLSARQLSARLGMSTVAVLSRVRKLEASGVIKGYSARLDDEKLGYALTAVIELVAKNDKLLEIEEKISSIENVCAVYDVTGGTDTIIVAKFRDRAELSLLVKNLSTIGNVESTITHVVLNTVKEDFRLE
- a CDS encoding TPR repeat protein (COG0457) translates to MDGGPHAEGMKLLEEGRFDEALELFEGALRESPDDPDLLNGKGVSLRSLGRYDEANECLARSLELDPRDRMSS
- a CDS encoding TPR repeat protein (COG0457), encoding MKPEELMDRAAGRCEDGDYLGALAFYDKILDSDPGYVPALVDKAVTVQNLGRTREAVALYDRALALEPREVDALVNKGSALHALERYEDAISCYEKALAADGACAMAVAYKGLALGELGRIPEAAEAFKRALDMDGGYDLARKGYETAAALMDGGSP